In Xyrauchen texanus isolate HMW12.3.18 chromosome 32, RBS_HiC_50CHRs, whole genome shotgun sequence, the following proteins share a genomic window:
- the LOC127626157 gene encoding zinc transporter ZIP3-like produces MEIAVAKILCLLVVFALMLGGILIPVRVMQAEFDKVTRYRKVVAFSNSFGGGVFLATCFNALLPTVRDKVEEVLQMVNVTTDYPLAETMMMLGFFLTVFVEQAVLTFRKEKPSFIDLETFNAGGSEAGSDSEYDTPFIDPPRGTAGAHQHHSHHHGNFSPTELTRAGPLRLASLVLALSAHSVFEGLALGLQEDGAKLGSLFIGVAIHETLAAVALGVSVANAGVPLRDASKLGITVSLMIPLGIGIGMGIETAQNLAGSIISVVLQGLAAGTFLFITFFEILSRELEDKHDRLLKVLFLIVGYGILAGLIFIKW; encoded by the exons ATGGAGATAGCTGTAGCCAAAATCCTCTGCCTGTTGGTGGTCTTTGCCCTCATGTTGGGGGGGATCCTTATTCCTGTACGAGTGATGCAGGCAGAGTTTGATAAAGTCACAAGGTACAGAAAAGTGGTTGCATTCAGCAATTCTTTTGGTGGAGGTGTATTCTTGGCTACCTGCTTCAATGCTCTTCTACCAACGGTTAGAGATAAG GTTGAGGAAGTTCTGCAAATGGTAAACGTCACCACAGACTACCCATTGGCAGAGACAATGATGATGCTTGGGTTTTTCCTCACAGTATTCGTCGAACAAGCTGTACTGACTTTCCGCAAAGAGAAGCCCTCATTTATTGACTTGGAGACATTTAATGCTGGTGGCTCGGAGGCAGGGAGTGACTCTGAGTACGATACTCCTTTCATTGACCCACCTCGAGGTACAGCTGGAGCCCACCAGCACCATTCTCATCACCATGGAAACTTTAGCCCTACAGAACTGACACGTGCCGGGCCGTTGAGGTTGGCTAGCCTGGTGCTGGCACTTTCTGCTCACTCTGTCTTTGAGGGTCTCGCTCTAGGCCTTCAGGAAGATGGAGCTAAGCTCGGAAGCCTCTTCATTGGAGTGGCCATCCACGAGACGCTGGCAGCTGTGGCACTAGGGGTTAGTGTAGCCAACGCAGGAGTGCCCCTACGGGATGCCAGTAAGCTGGGCATAACAGTAAGCCTAATGATCCCTCTGGGCATTGGTATTGGCATGGGTATTGAGACTGCCCAGAACTTGGCAGGAAGTATTATCTCTGTTGTGCTCCAGGGCCTGGCAGCTGGCACATTCCTCTTCATAACGTTCTTTGAGATCCTCTCACGAGAGCTGGAGGATAAACATGACAGGCTTCTAAAGGTGCTGTTCCTGATCGTGGGCTATGGTATACTAGCAGGTCTCATCTTTATCAAATGGTGA